From Pseudomonadota bacterium, a single genomic window includes:
- the tsaE gene encoding tRNA (adenosine(37)-N6)-threonylcarbamoyltransferase complex ATPase subunit type 1 TsaE: MNHDVGTIACNTARRTRTCGRRLGLLLQPGDVVGLEGELGAGKTLFVGGVAAGLGLAPGYRVASPTFTLINEYPGRLPIVHVDLYRLDDQAEMQEIGILDYLGGPCVCLVEWFGRLAGARLPDHLQVTIEVTGDHTRRLRVAGSGPRASELVRRWIAACAS; this comes from the coding sequence GTGAACCACGACGTCGGCACGATTGCTTGCAACACCGCGCGGCGCACGCGCACCTGCGGCCGCCGGCTCGGGCTGCTGCTCCAGCCGGGCGACGTCGTCGGGCTCGAGGGCGAGCTGGGCGCTGGCAAGACGCTCTTCGTTGGCGGTGTGGCGGCTGGACTGGGCCTCGCGCCGGGCTACCGGGTGGCGAGCCCGACCTTCACCTTGATCAACGAGTACCCGGGCCGCTTGCCGATCGTTCATGTGGATCTCTATCGGCTCGACGACCAGGCCGAGATGCAGGAGATTGGCATCCTCGATTACCTCGGCGGTCCCTGCGTCTGCCTGGTCGAGTGGTTCGGTCGCCTCGCCGGCGCCCGGCTGCCCGACCATCTGCAGGTGACGATCGAGGTCACCGGCGACCACACGCGGCGCTTGAGGGTTGCGGGTAGCGGCCCGCGCGCGAGCGAGCTGGTGCGGCGCTGGATCGCCGCGTGCGCGTCTTGA